The following coding sequences lie in one Sedimentibacter sp. MB35-C1 genomic window:
- a CDS encoding LrgB family protein encodes MKDVVSNSVYFGVAVSLAAFIIGVQLNKKLKLSILNPLLVSIVIIVTILLVFDIDYESYNNGGKYISYFLTPATVCLAIPLYQQLDLLKKNFKAIMIGILTGVLTSLTSILALSAIFKLSHGMYVTLLPKSITTAIGIAVSEELGGMETITVAAIVLTGIVGSVLGEGICKLFKIKNPISIGLSLGTASHAIGTSRALELGEVHGAMSSLSIAVSGLLTVVLAPAFSNLL; translated from the coding sequence ATGAAAGATGTGGTAAGTAATTCAGTATATTTTGGAGTTGCTGTCAGCCTGGCGGCATTCATTATAGGTGTACAATTAAATAAAAAGTTAAAACTCAGTATTCTTAATCCCCTACTTGTTTCAATTGTTATTATAGTTACAATTCTTTTAGTATTTGATATAGATTATGAAAGTTATAATAATGGAGGTAAGTACATAAGTTATTTCTTAACTCCTGCGACAGTATGTCTGGCAATTCCATTGTACCAGCAGCTCGATTTGTTGAAAAAAAACTTTAAGGCTATTATGATCGGAATCTTGACCGGCGTTTTAACAAGTCTTACAAGTATTCTTGCTTTATCTGCAATTTTTAAACTCTCTCACGGCATGTATGTGACGTTGTTGCCAAAATCAATTACTACAGCCATAGGCATAGCCGTATCAGAAGAATTGGGTGGTATGGAGACAATTACAGTTGCAGCTATTGTGTTGACCGGAATAGTCGGAAGTGTTTTAGGAGAAGGAATATGCAAACTTTTTAAGATTAAAAATCCTATTTCCATTGGGCTTTCACTTGGGACAGCCTCTCATGCAATAGGGACTTCAAGGGCTCTTGAGTTAGGAGAAGTTCATGGTGCTATGAGCAGCCTATCTATTGCTGTGTCAGGTCTGCTGACTGTTGTCCTAGCACCGGCATTTTCAAACTTATTGTAA